In one Anaeromusa acidaminophila DSM 3853 genomic region, the following are encoded:
- a CDS encoding phage portal protein, with amino-acid sequence MPFLSRFFQTRASPQNSFWGSAYSFFFGSSSSGKTVNERTALQTTAVYACVRILAETIASLPMHTYRYTANGKEKAIDHPIYYRLHSEPNPEMTSFVFRETLMGHLLLWGNAYAQIIRDGRGRVVGLYPLLPNKMLVNRTDQGILYYQYEKDGQIFILRNYEVLHIPGLGFDGLIGYSPIAMAKNAIGMAIATEEYGAKFFANGANPGGVLEHPGVVKDPARIRESWNAVYQGSSNAHRVAVLEEGVRPDRASLKVG; translated from the coding sequence ATTCCATTTCTATCAAGATTTTTTCAAACAAGAGCCAGTCCGCAAAACAGCTTCTGGGGCAGCGCTTACAGCTTTTTCTTTGGCTCAAGCTCCAGCGGCAAGACGGTAAATGAGCGAACGGCGCTGCAAACCACAGCAGTCTATGCTTGCGTTAGAATCCTAGCGGAGACAATTGCTTCTTTGCCGATGCACACATATCGTTATACAGCCAACGGCAAAGAAAAAGCCATCGACCATCCCATATACTATCGGCTCCATAGCGAGCCAAACCCCGAGATGACCTCATTCGTGTTTCGCGAAACACTGATGGGTCATCTTTTATTATGGGGCAATGCCTATGCGCAGATCATTCGGGACGGGCGGGGCAGAGTGGTCGGGTTGTACCCGCTTTTGCCAAACAAAATGCTGGTTAACCGGACGGATCAGGGAATCCTATACTACCAATATGAAAAAGATGGCCAGATATTTATATTGCGCAATTACGAAGTGCTCCATATTCCGGGGCTAGGCTTTGACGGGCTTATCGGCTACTCGCCCATTGCTATGGCTAAAAATGCCATCGGAATGGCGATTGCCACCGAGGAATACGGCGCTAAGTTTTTCGCCAATGGGGCTAATCCTGGTGGAGTATTGGAGCATCCTGGAGTTGTCAAAGACCCGGCGCGCATCCGGGAGAGCTGGAACGCCGTGTATCAGGGCAGCAGTAATGCTCACAGGGTGGCCGTCTTGGAAGAAGGCGTACGCCCAGATAGGGCGTCATTAAAAGTAGGATAA
- a CDS encoding type II toxin-antitoxin system RelE/ParE family toxin produces MYKLVITELAHQDLDRIVSYIVVQLSNSKAAGDFLDEVTACYGFLKSTPMMYERCQDRRLGEEGYRKAVIKNYVLVYKISEESKTVSIMRFFYGAQDYTKLI; encoded by the coding sequence ATGTATAAGCTGGTCATAACAGAACTTGCACATCAAGACTTGGATCGCATTGTTTCGTACATCGTCGTACAATTGTCCAACTCTAAAGCAGCTGGAGATTTTCTTGATGAAGTGACAGCTTGTTACGGATTTTTGAAAAGTACCCCGATGATGTACGAACGGTGCCAAGATAGGCGGCTGGGGGAAGAAGGGTACCGGAAAGCGGTAATTAAGAATTACGTGCTTGTGTATAAAATCAGTGAAGAGTCTAAAACGGTTAGTATTATGCGTTTTTTCTATGGTGCGCAGGATTACACGAAGTTAATATGA
- a CDS encoding type II toxin-antitoxin system prevent-host-death family antitoxin, producing MPQIIPIRDLKNTSEISQRCHAANEPIFVTKNGYGDMVIMSIKMYEEKMAMLDVYSKLAEAEKQQAEGKMLDGDSSLKSLREKYNV from the coding sequence ATGCCACAAATCATTCCGATTCGGGATTTGAAAAATACCAGCGAAATATCACAAAGGTGCCACGCAGCCAACGAACCTATTTTTGTTACGAAAAACGGTTATGGAGACATGGTAATCATGAGCATAAAAATGTACGAAGAGAAGATGGCTATGCTTGATGTTTATAGCAAACTTGCTGAAGCTGAAAAACAACAAGCAGAAGGAAAAATGCTTGATGGTGACAGTTCGTTAAAAAGCCTAAGAGAAAAATATAATGTATAA
- a CDS encoding terminase large subunit, protein MGAYKYTPTKLMLPTSHYDKRRADFAVGFIQMLKHTTGEWYGKPFHLMPWQEQIIRDIFGIVDADGYRQFRTAYVEVGKKNGKSELAAAIALYLLFADGEAGAEVYSCAADINQASIVFNTAKAMVEQCGDLRNLSKLIPSTKRIIFPHTNSFYRVLSSETKSKQGFNVSGLIFDELFAQQTRELFDTMTKYTGDARRQPLYFLITTAGRDKTSICYEIHCKAKAVMDGSKIDPAFYPAVFGIEEDDDWEDERIWRRVNPSIGVTIPMETVQAAYEQAKQNPAEEMHFRQFRLNEWCNADIRWMPMDKWDVCGENLNPEDYEGRECYCGLDLSSTGDLTALVLVFPPGPGDTKYTILPFYWLPEDVIDLRTRRDHVPYAVWKKMGVFNTTEGNVVDYDYIVAFIAKLTERFRIREIAYDRYGAEKIRRDLEELGAEHGFVVFPFGQGFISMSPPSKDFYQFVMEGRIRHGRHPVLDWNMANVIVDQDAAGNIKPNKKKSTEKIDGVVALVMGLARATIGGGVVESVYDERGILFV, encoded by the coding sequence ATGGGCGCTTACAAATATACGCCGACAAAACTGATGCTGCCGACAAGTCACTACGATAAGCGCAGAGCCGACTTTGCGGTGGGCTTCATTCAAATGCTCAAGCATACCACAGGCGAGTGGTACGGGAAGCCATTCCACCTGATGCCGTGGCAAGAGCAGATTATTAGAGACATTTTCGGCATTGTGGATGCGGACGGTTATCGGCAGTTTCGTACCGCCTACGTTGAGGTCGGCAAGAAAAACGGCAAGTCGGAGCTTGCAGCGGCGATCGCCCTGTATCTTCTGTTTGCTGACGGCGAAGCAGGCGCAGAGGTCTATTCTTGCGCCGCAGATATCAACCAGGCGAGCATCGTGTTCAATACCGCCAAGGCTATGGTGGAGCAGTGCGGCGATTTGCGAAATCTATCCAAACTCATACCCTCCACCAAGCGGATCATCTTTCCCCATACGAATAGCTTCTATCGGGTGCTGTCCTCAGAAACGAAATCCAAGCAGGGCTTCAACGTATCCGGGCTTATCTTCGACGAACTGTTCGCCCAGCAGACCCGTGAATTATTCGATACCATGACCAAGTACACAGGCGACGCCAGGCGGCAACCTCTTTACTTTCTTATTACCACGGCGGGGCGCGATAAAACCTCGATTTGCTATGAAATTCACTGCAAGGCGAAGGCGGTGATGGACGGATCGAAAATAGATCCAGCCTTTTACCCCGCCGTTTTCGGCATTGAAGAAGATGACGACTGGGAGGATGAGCGCATATGGCGGCGCGTAAACCCATCTATCGGCGTGACCATTCCCATGGAGACGGTGCAAGCTGCCTATGAACAAGCCAAACAGAATCCCGCCGAGGAGATGCACTTTCGGCAGTTTCGCTTAAATGAGTGGTGCAACGCCGATATTAGGTGGATGCCGATGGACAAATGGGATGTCTGCGGTGAGAATTTGAATCCGGAGGACTACGAGGGGCGTGAATGCTACTGTGGCCTGGATTTGTCTTCTACAGGTGACTTGACCGCGCTTGTTCTGGTATTTCCACCCGGACCGGGCGACACGAAGTACACAATCTTGCCGTTCTATTGGCTGCCGGAGGATGTGATTGACTTGCGCACGCGCCGCGATCACGTTCCGTATGCCGTGTGGAAGAAGATGGGCGTGTTCAACACCACCGAGGGCAATGTCGTGGACTACGACTACATCGTGGCGTTCATCGCCAAGCTTACGGAGCGTTTCCGCATCCGTGAGATTGCCTATGATCGCTATGGGGCGGAGAAAATACGTCGAGATCTTGAGGAACTGGGAGCCGAACACGGCTTTGTGGTATTTCCTTTTGGTCAAGGCTTTATATCGATGTCGCCTCCATCAAAGGACTTTTATCAGTTCGTTATGGAAGGCCGGATTCGACACGGCCGCCATCCTGTACTCGACTGGAACATGGCGAACGTCATCGTTGATCAGGACGCAGCGGGCAACATCAAACCCAACAAAAAGAAATCTACTGAAAAGATTGATGGCGTGGTTGCGCTTGTCATGGGGCTTGCAAGAGCTACCATTGGCGGAGGAGTTGTCGAAAGCGTTTATGACGAAAGAGGGATTTTGTTTGTGTAA
- a CDS encoding DUF4314 domain-containing protein, which translates to MSKHNGFPTREQVERIRKQYPKGTRLELIAMDDPYSTLRAGDRGTVGFVEDAGQIGMAWDSGSQLSLIPNIDSFRKV; encoded by the coding sequence ATGAGCAAGCATAACGGATTTCCCACACGAGAGCAGGTCGAACGGATACGAAAGCAATATCCAAAGGGGACGAGGCTCGAATTAATTGCAATGGACGACCCGTATTCTACGCTAAGGGCTGGTGACCGCGGCACGGTGGGCTTCGTGGAGGACGCGGGGCAAATCGGCATGGCCTGGGATTCGGGCAGCCAATTAAGCCTTATTCCCAACATTGACAGCTTCCGCAAAGTGTAG
- a CDS encoding site-specific DNA-methyltransferase: MQTTERFEKVDIDLLIPYARNARTHSKEQILQLRSSLREFGFVNPIIVDKDLNIIAGHGRVLAAKAEGVTQVPCVFAEHLTDAQKRAYILADNRLALNAGWDEQLLALEFGELKDLGFDLELTGFGLDEIEKLFAADGEDVQDDDFDLTAALEQAAFVLSGDVWTLGRHRLICGDATDADTVKKLMDGRKANLVLTDPPYNVGFESASGLKIKNDSQKSEPFYSFLLAAFRSLADNLESGGSAYIFHADTEGENFRRAFREAGFHLSGTCIWAKDSFVMGRSPYQWQHEPILYGWLKTGTHKWYAGRSEATIWNFAKPQKNSDHPTSKPLDLLAYPIKNSSQANGIVLDTFGGSGSTLIACEQADRICHMLELDEKYASVILRRYAEFKQNGGEDITCERDGEVLRYADLVKEVAGRQ; this comes from the coding sequence ATGCAGACCACAGAGCGATTTGAAAAGGTAGATATTGATCTCCTTATCCCATACGCAAGGAACGCCCGGACCCACAGCAAGGAGCAGATTTTGCAGCTGCGCTCTTCGCTCCGCGAGTTTGGATTCGTTAATCCCATCATCGTGGATAAAGATTTGAACATCATCGCAGGACACGGACGGGTGCTTGCCGCCAAAGCCGAAGGCGTAACGCAAGTGCCATGCGTGTTTGCAGAGCACCTGACGGACGCGCAAAAACGCGCTTACATCCTCGCCGATAACCGACTAGCCTTAAACGCCGGCTGGGATGAGCAGCTTTTGGCTCTCGAATTCGGAGAGTTGAAAGACCTCGGTTTTGACCTTGAACTCACTGGCTTTGGTTTGGACGAAATTGAGAAACTCTTCGCCGCCGATGGCGAAGATGTGCAAGACGACGACTTTGATCTTACCGCCGCCCTTGAACAGGCGGCGTTTGTGTTATCCGGCGATGTTTGGACCCTCGGTCGGCACAGACTGATATGCGGTGACGCCACCGACGCCGATACTGTGAAAAAGCTGATGGATGGTCGCAAGGCGAACCTTGTTCTGACCGATCCGCCGTACAACGTGGGCTTTGAGTCAGCGAGCGGGCTGAAGATAAAAAACGACAGCCAAAAATCGGAGCCGTTTTACAGCTTCCTGCTCGCGGCGTTTCGCAGCTTGGCGGACAATCTGGAAAGCGGCGGCTCGGCGTATATCTTTCATGCTGATACCGAGGGTGAAAACTTCCGGCGGGCCTTCCGCGAAGCAGGCTTTCATCTTAGCGGCACTTGCATTTGGGCCAAGGACAGCTTTGTCATGGGACGCTCGCCGTATCAATGGCAACACGAGCCGATTCTCTATGGCTGGCTCAAAACAGGAACGCACAAATGGTACGCGGGACGCAGCGAAGCTACCATCTGGAACTTCGCCAAGCCCCAAAAGAACAGCGATCACCCCACGAGTAAGCCCCTGGACCTACTCGCATATCCGATAAAGAACAGCAGCCAGGCCAACGGCATCGTCCTTGATACCTTTGGAGGTTCGGGCAGTACGCTCATCGCTTGCGAACAAGCCGACCGAATCTGCCATATGCTTGAGCTTGACGAAAAATACGCTTCGGTTATTTTGCGCCGCTACGCTGAATTCAAACAAAATGGCGGCGAAGACATTACCTGCGAGCGGGACGGTGAAGTGCTGCGGTATGCCGATTTGGTGAAAGAAGTCGCCGGCCGCCAATAG